The Elaeis guineensis isolate ETL-2024a chromosome 3, EG11, whole genome shotgun sequence region cccctcagattctattctgtctggtagtgagacataccgtgatctccatcacagtatcatcaaaactcttttcaatggactgaaataatttcaactcacctcaacaagaatcgttgatctgaaaataatcctaatgagttctcatgatccaccagtgatgtctagcagcatatagtgataatctagtaaaatagaaaagatgaatctttagatacagttatcgtgtgatacaatccctctatcgtgagtcttgactagatggaagtcatggagaactcatcaaattttatcatcagtcatatatcagattagctcaactcgagttcatctgtgaatctcgtgaaaattctttttcaatattcactcttgctctagccagagacttcctgaactcagtcttgtaaatcgtataggactacttcttttctattaaggttgatagattccatctagatgtatcTTACTCTGAACAGCAAatttgaacctacaatagccaacagacacagcaagaatccgaatggctagagaccaagagaatatgcagtcaaactaagtgacctcgctatgaatagccaacacatcgtaagttaaaagatcaatcacactactgcaacatcaaaaaaatcactgatgagtgagtagacatccaaatagtttttcgtgttggtcatactcagtataaattgctttaacaaccacctacactctcaccccagtgtctccacactacagaatcaagactcatctgcccgaAAAAGAGGTGATCTGTGtgtcgatcttgaatggattgatcactgtcctctgtgacgatccttcgatcgaaagtatttaaaaattaatcattaattatgtatgtctcaaattctcaatatcttaaaaatatataaaattatttttattaatttttagaataaatcatagacacatattaCATGATTGGCTATCAAGACTATCCATCAAGTACTAAGTATCTCctaaataaagatatgtgttagtcaagattgacttctaagacacacatctaacacatgtaactaatatttatttttaattatagattatttttaaaaaaaattattgaaagctaTTCAGATTACACAGATTTATGTTAAGTcaatttttatgataatataaatttgacAATTAGTTACGCAGTCCATATTCAGGTTATACATATTTAGGTTAAAGTTACATAAGTTTATGTTCAAGTTACATAGGTTACACAGGTCTTTGTTTAGGTTATGCATGTTTATGCTCAGGTTACACAATTAGATTGTGCTAGGCTAACGTGCCAGTTGCTTTTCGTGCCAGAGTCGGTGGTTTGGTTACCCAATTTTGATTTTTGGTTACACAGTATAATTTTCGATTACATGAATACATGGTTTGGTTATATGAATCCAGTTCACCTGCAGGTTCAGTTTTTAGATTTTCATCTCTGGTTGCATAGCAGCTGACTATTATTTAAGCTATTTATATGTATAATCTACCTACATATTCAATAAACTACTATAATTTATTGACAAAAGTGAATAAAGTACAAAAATATCAATAAACCATATGCAATTTGGTTACATTTGGATGAAAGGCTAAAAATTTGTAGTCTCAACAAAACAAGCATATATACactgtattttcttttcataaaTATGTGATCTCAATAGAACATTTGCACTCaggcttcaagaatcaagaaggtagcaaaaatatagatttttgataTACTGAAGTCCTTCTTTGTTTGGACAACTATTGAGctgcatccaaaaaaaaataaatctgaaataaataaaaaataatcaattagcttcataaaaaattaacttttataATTTCATCTTTTCTGTACATATGAGTCTCAATAGAATATATGCATATAGGCTTTAAGAATCAAGAAGGCAATAAAAATATAGATTCTTGATACACTAAAGTCCTTCTTTGTTTGGACAACTGTCGAGCTGCATCTAAAAGagaataaatctaaaataaataaaagataatcaATTAGCTTCATAAAAAACTAACTTTTGTAACTTCATCTTTTCTGTACATATGAGTCTCAATAGAATATATGCATACAGGTTTCAAGATATACTTATTCTTCAGCTATTGGGGCACTATATGTCTTTCGGTTGTGCCCAACATTATGACATATTCTACATTTAAGCGAACGGACTTCCTCTAGTTGGAATTCAATGTGCTTCTTTTTAGGCCTTCCTATTTTTGATTTGGTTATAGGTGGTTTTATAATCAAATCCTCATGCTTTACCCCTATAGCTTTAGAAATATCCGTGATAGAAAAGATGGCATGCTCATACATTCTTTGGTAAGCATCCATTGTGAAAAATTtagatacatatgtatacacCGACTCATGCTTTCTAATTATCGTTGCACATGCATGTGAGTAAGGATGACCATAGACCTACCAATATCGGTATAAATAAGTATGGGTGTTTAGATTAACTTCATATAGGTAATCCGCGACTACTTCAAACCGCTCGCCATCCGAATATCACACTGTAAGAcccttccatcttcaatgttcataTTTATCAGCTCCTCAATCTTAAAATCTAGATATGTCTGACATTTATGGGAGCGGTCGCATCTCTCATGTATCAACTCCATTATCTTATACCGGAGCATGTCTACCATAGGAGTTATTGAATGTTGTCACATCTCTTTCATCCAATTATTAAATGATTCCACGACATTAAAGTACATCTTCCCATATCGCTCTCCCTTAAATAGAGCATTTGGCTAGTGATCAATATCTGAGCCATGTTCAATCCATTTGAATGCTTTCGGCGAAATCTCTCTTATATCACTAATATAACCAATGAATTGTGATATCTATAGTGCATAAGCTGCACTATCAAGTAGGTCAACACCTTTTCTCTTTATACTGCCGACAATCCATCGagttttttcttgaaattctcctttAGATGTCGCAAACAATAACCATAGGTAGCATCAGAAAATGATGCCCTCACACCCTTTATCAAGTCTTTTGCTCTGTCTAAAATAAAACATAATTGATGATAGTAAGGATCTTCATTGTTATAAATTACATCATAAAATTTCTCACAAAACCAAATCCAATAGGCATCATTCTTTGCATTAACAATAGCGAAAGCTAGTAGAACACCCCATTCTCAGCATCAAGTGCCATTGCTGAGAGCATTACACCACCATACCTATTAAAGATATGGGTTCCATCCATGAACAATAAAGGACGGCATCCACTCTCAAATCCAACTAAACATGCATAAAAACATATAAACACCCTCTCAAAATATCCATTTGGATACTCAAGTATAAAAAAACTTTCTGAGTTAGTCTCGACCACTGCTTCACCATACCATTGCAAAAGATCAAATGATGCATAATCTTCACTATGTAATGCAACTCTAGCAACCTCTTTACTGAGCCAAGCTTGCCTGTAAAGAAGATGAATTGCAAAATCTTTTTGAATATCCTTCTTCATATCAATTAGTCTATACAATGGTCTGTTTCTAACCTTCTGAAGCACTATGTCGGCAACCCATATTTTTGATGCCTTTGGATGTCCATCCCTCCCAATGCCATTACCGCAAGTATGCATGTTACTGAAGGTTTTGATTTTGAAAATCTCCTGCTGTCCAACCCTTGATACATGGAGTCGTCATAGACAACTTTcattgatgcatttgacagtaacTCTTAATTTATCATTCTTGATGAATTGATAATCTTTATTATGaatgattgaataattttttagTGCCTCCTCAAAATGAATTgcatctttaaatacttgaccaATGCTTGTTATGACATTCTCCCATGATCTAGCTAATCGAAAGCCGGATGCAAATGTAGAACCTTGGGATGAAGCTATGATCGTGAGAGCCATACTCCCGACATCTTGTGGACTAATTATGCtgtcaaaaatataaaataattacagTGAACAATGAACTTCGGATGAatcaattaataataaaataatttaaagaaaaaaatttatctcgaATCAATTAGATGAGTAGATTCTGATCCATTATTAAGGTTGGTCTCCACATTGATCTCTATTGATGGAGATTTCAATGCAATATGAAAATCAAGCATGCATTGATCATCCTCATCATTCTTGAGTTTAAACATAGAGTTTTCTAAAGTGAAAAACTGATATTTTAATATCAGAATGTCTTTATCTATGCCCCACCTATTGCATATCACATCTACAATTTCATCCAACATGTTCTCTTTATTCACCCTCAATATGTTCCCTTCTTGTCCGTATTTTGCCACCACCATATGATAATCCATCTACAATTACTTTATGAGTAATGTGTAGTAAAACATATTGATAAAGAGAATATGAAACAGATATCAACAATCCATCTATATATCAAGCTATTaaataacaaaataaataaatacttaaaaatatatttaactaTTTACTTATATAATAAATGAATAACACTATAAATAAAAccatggagatttttttttttctgatttaaaGATGAGTGACAGTATTTTGGGACCAACAAAATAGGGATAAAGATGGATCAGCTGAGATCATGCCACAAATCCAAAGAATCTTAGAAATGATGGAGAGTtcagaggaaaaagaagaaaaacaagaaggagaagagagaggagaaaatggaGGCTGAAAAAGAGATATTATCACCTTTAACTACCGGTAGAGATAGAGTGAAAAGGGAGAACGGCGGCAGCGGCGGCGGCATGGGATTGGAGATGTGGCGTTAAGAAAGGATTCCAGTTGAGGGAGTTAGAGGAGTAGCATTTGCAAATAAATCAAAAATCCATCTTTAAATAAGTCTCTGCAGGGTTAACCTTTTCCTCCAAAACCATCAAGGGCATTTCTGTCATTTAAATGGGTTTAAACGGCAGCAGATGGCGATAGTAGACGGCaaggatctaaaaataaatacttAACAGTCCAGGGATGTTTTATTCCACCTGAAAAGttcaaagatttaaaaaaaaattctggatCAGTCTGGGGAttgatagataattttttcaaaaaaaaaatggcaagaaAGACTTCTTAATTATGGGAAGAAGGACCATGCATCTGACATTCTGACTTCAACTGATGAACAGCATGCTGATTTCTATATGTCAATCCTTATCTACAAGACTGAGTATGTGGTAATTAATTCTTTATGAAGTATTTTTTGTAGCTTAACGCACCTTTATAGTACCTGCTTCGTCCAGATGATGATGATCTCCAATAAGTGTAAGTCAGCTTTGTTTGAAAATCAGAACAATTCTATTTAATTGAATAAATTTTGGGAGGTTCTGGCCTTCTAGGTGGGTAAAACTATTAGCCTATGCAAAAACACTATCAGACCTCCTTGAGATAGAACAAGTATTATTTGCTTCTTATTTGTCCCATTTAGAGATAGATCATCACATCATAAAAATGATTCCAATGCGTGtattttatttgattaatgaGTAGTTGAAGATATGATGGCAAATATAATGGTCCAGCTAGAGGGCCTCCAAACCAGCTATCTTTTCAATGAGAAGCTGTATTTCAGTTGGAAATTTGGCTTAGATGTGGTTTGTTTACTTGTTACACAAGACAACCTTGGATTAGGTGCTTAAGGTCAAATAGATTAaactagaagaaaaaaatagatatttgatACATATTAACATAGATCATATATTacctaattattatttttaaataaaattattttacatcataaaatATCATCAAATGCATAAAAGATTATTTTTAACAATAATGCAAAATCGCACAAGGAACGTTCGTAATGATATTTAGGGATTTTCAGTTTCTCTAGAATTTTGTAGATGGGTTGTTCAGGAGAGGCTCAAGTCCAGCTTAAAATGGTTTAGCTCAAATGCTGAGGTTGCACTATGCTTGGGATGTTTGAAACTGGCTTGTTTACACTCCCATCAGCCATAACAACTCTAGCAttcttcctccctttttttttttaatttaataaaatgggAGGGTTACCACCCAGCAGTTTATTTCAAAGCAGGTTTCTTGCAATATCATAGCAGGAATGAAAACTCTAGCATTCTTCAAATACCAAATGAGAACAGCTTCAGTGTGTAGATCATACAACAGAATATATCAGACCAATGGAGACAGTGCCACTAAATAGGATCAGTCAAGAAAGGTGTAAAGAAACTCCACTTTTGATTTTTCTGAGCCCTAAAAAGCGTTCAAGTCATTGAAAGTCCAATACATGCGCGCGCGCAAACAGACGGAcagacagatatatatatatatatgtacatacgtaTGTGCTGGAAAGGATCCCTCATAAGTACGGAATATAGATCCCCCATCTAGGATCGCAAATACCGGAGACGATGTTGATACCACAATaggaaggaagaaaagagatgtaTAAAGaacataatcaaatacgtggatcagcataAAATTtatctccacgggacatgcaagcttcattatgaaagaaaaaataaatactaGAGGAGTTTATATCCTCTTAACTCTaatacatcaatctctctctcaacgACAAGTACAAAAAAAATCCATACAATACTCTCCAAACCCCTAAGGAGGCTCTCTGGCCGCTGCTCGCCTCTCTGCTCACACTCTAAGCCACTACTTTGATCCTCTGCTCATGCCAAGCCGCTACAACCTACCCACAGGCCATTAGGCTCCTTAAAAAACCCTAAAACTAACTCCTGCTAGGACTTAGAAACCCTCCAACTGTTGGATCGAGCCTGCACACGCCCGCGACCGTCCAATCATGCAAAACACCACCAGATCATGTGTGAACCGCGATAATGGACCGACTTACCGTGCATGGACCGTGTAAAGCAGTCTCCTGGACCACGTGGTAGACCACGCTACTCGTATTCTGGGCTGCGCACTGTGGATGCCAGTGGGCTTGGGCGCTGGCAGGTTGAACCTATGGACCTGTAGGTCTGTGCGCGGCTATGGGCAGTTCCTGTGGGTCTCCTCCATCTTGGACTTTACTGCTATAGATTTTTCTATTGTGGATCAaattttgagatgccaaaatctaacaatctccatctcaactcgatattcagCCTCTACATAACTTTGAAAGCTTCTGAATAATCTTACACCCATGACCTAGGGAATATGCCTGACTGCTTagagatgggcaaacatgagagtcgagccaggccgatCGATTCTATCTCTGTCATATGCTGTGACCTGCCTAATCCGAGATCTGTTCGGAATAGCCTCCCATAGTAATAGAAACTTCACTTTGCGACATCGCTTGTCATTCTATCGAGTCTTCTGTCTCATGCCCAATCCATCTATATctagagctccaccttgctctgagCTCCCACTGGCTCTTGAAGCTCCATCTGATGCTGAGCTCCCTGCCAAGAGATAATATTCTTCATACTTCTTTCCCTTCAACACAATCTTATTGTCACACAAAACCTTTAAGATCCCATCATTAGCTCTCCATCTGTAGctgcttgaatccagtctgctcagtgaaattagattactcttgaaattgggtatgtatcggatctcaCCCAATTTCTTCACTACTCCATCATAAATTTATAAGCTGACAGTCTCAATGCCCTTGATCATACAGTTCGATCCATCTAATAGATGAACAGTATCTTCACtgctctctagagagtcaaaTAGCTTCTCTCTGCAACAAACATGATGTGAATAtacataatctaaaatttattatgtgAAAGAAGTAGATACTTCATCGGACATTAGAAAAACATCATCACTTTCTTCTACATCGCTATCTTAGACCAGAACCGTAGTAGCCTTCATTCGATCTCTAAACTGTGAGCAATCTTTGACTTGATACCCCAACTCATCACTTCTGTAACACCTGGTCTTGCTGTAGTCTCTTGACCTCGACTAGGATCACCCATCTTATAATCCTCTGCCGCCACCAACTAGG contains the following coding sequences:
- the LOC140856317 gene encoding uncharacterized protein, which encodes MHTCGNGIGRDGHPKASKIWVADIVLQKVRNRPLYRLIDMKKDIQKDFAIHLLYRQAWLSKEVARVALHSEDYASFDLLQWYGEAVVETNSESFFILEYPNGYFERVFICFYACLVGFESGCRPLLFMDGTHIFNRYGGVMLSAMALDAENGVFY